From the Xylocopa sonorina isolate GNS202 chromosome 9, iyXylSono1_principal, whole genome shotgun sequence genome, the window ACCTTGAATGCTAAACGCCGAATGTACATGTAATAAATACAGGAATAATGTAATTTAGATGTAAAATATTACGCGTACGTGTAatgtgtgcgcgcgtgtgtgtctgtgtgtatgtatgtatgtatgtatgtatgtatgtgtgtgtgtgttcgtTTTCGTTACTTCAAACtttagcatctctcttctaatgAATTTCAGCTAAAAATCGCAATTTACGAAAAATAATCACGGCGCGCACGATCTCGTTTAAAAGGTAGTATTAACCTGCGCCATTATATGTACGAGTTCTCGTCTGAGCCATTGTTTTTAAACCATTTACTGTTCAAGCTGGAATATAAGTTATTCTCGTGTCAATCTTTATTATCCGATCAAGTTCTAATTCGTTCGTAAACTATTACGAACCTGTGAATCCCTGCGGCGGCTGGCCGGGTACTGAGTATTGTGGTCTAAAGTTGCCGAAATTGGCCGCACCCGCGAACGTAGCCGGCAATTGTCCGCCAGAGAAGCCTGCAGGAAATTGCTGCGCGAGTAACGCTGCTTGACCCGACTGAGAACTGCTCCCACCTGGCGCAGTGGCCGCCAATCGACTCAGTATCGACCTCTCGGACATCTGAAGTCTTTGAGCAACAGGTGGAATACGAGCTAATGTGGCTGGTAAACGGCTCACGTCGGATTTCATGTCTGACAACAGTTCCTCCAATTGATTTAGTACCTGTGAATTAACAATAAACGCATAGAAAATAAAGTAATTGATAAATATACGAGAATAATAAATATACGAGAAAGGTATCGTTACTTTATGCAATACAGCATTCGCTGGTTTATTCCCAGCAAGACTTTCTTTACTAAGATGTTGGTGCGATTCTGCAAGGCACTCGACTTCAGCAAATCTTGCATTCAGACTCATCGCAGGGTGATTAGGATCCTGCGTTAAGTTCAGGTACGCTGCTCTTCTCAACTGCTCCTCTATCACTAACGCTTGTTCCAATAGCTTGAATCGTCGAGCTAGGAATTTATTCTTTATTTCTAAGAAGTTACCCTTGCCTACGTCCATCTTGAATGGTTCATTTATTATCGCGAACctgtataaaataatatttaagtgACACACATACATTTTTCTACTAACCATACTTTTCCTCTTCGTCGTTCGAGCTTTTGTTACCTGATATCGTTCTGAATATCTTGCCAGCGACCATAGCCATGTGTAACGATGCCAGCTAGCAACCAATAATCGTGTCTTCGATGCCATATTTCATACTCACGACCAGGTACAGCTGCTTTTTCTTCGTTCAACCATAATGTGTGTAACTCCGTAAAACCACCATCGGCGATGTTAAACATAAATTTGCGTTTGGGCTTTATCACTTCCGAATCACAGTCCTTTACATCTTTATCTTTGCCATCCTTTTCCTATAATACAAAATTGTATGTTAATTGTATCGAATAAGATACCACTCGCTTACTGTCAAACCATATTGAGAAGAAATACCTCTCGTTTTTCAGTTTCGTCTTCGTCATCTTTAACGATAACAACATCTTCCTCGGGTTCTTGTTTTGGCTTATTCTCGTTACTTTCCACTTTCTCGTCACGTTTCATTAATGACTTTTCATCTTTTATTTCTCCTTTATCCTTATCCTTATCCGCTGTTTCCGCATCCATATCCTTTTCTTCCTTCTTTATATCTTCCTTGTCTTTATCCTTCTCCGTATTACTCTCCTCTTCCTCTTTGGAATCTTTTAATTCTTCTTTCGCATCCTTTCCGTCGGCACTCtggagaaataaaaaaaaaaactcattTTTCTTACTGTCAAAACATCTAAAAGTTTGTGTTAAGTGCGAGGCAAGGCGAATGTCGAAGAAGATTATATGACCAAAAACACTGACCTCTTTATCCTTCTGGTCGTCCTTGGATTCTTTCATTTCAGATGCGTCCGAGTTCGTTTTATTGGAATCAGTGGTTGTGGATCCAGGGACAGTTGTCGGCGTTGGAGTCGCAGCTGGACTTGGGCTAGGTGCATTGGAAGTGGCAGGGGTGGCACTGGTACTACTGGTTCCAGTTGCACCATCCCCACTGCCGTCTACTTTAACAGGTTCTACCGGCTTTCGAATCATTTCTGGCATCGAGTAGTATCCATTTATGTGCTCAAATTCTTGTACCTATAATTGAACATCAAGAATTGAGATTTGACGTTACAAATACTATGTTTCGCTGTAAAAGAAATGAATTAACGAACAAGTTTACCTTTTTCCTTATCAGAGACATAACACCTATTCTTGTTAGAACGTGCTGCCTGCTGAGACCTTCTCTTGGAACACCGTCCGCGAACGTTTCGGCGTTGTCCGCACCAGGTTCGCAGAGGTGACGCATGAAGAGGGAAACGTACGCTTTGAAGTTCTTCTCCGACTTACCCCTTAGATCACGCACTAGCCTAAAATGCGAAAATATACTTTAACAGTACTTTAAATTTACTGATTGCTAAACACATTTCGAGAGAGGAACTAACCACTGAGAATTGAACGCGTCCTGCGGTGGCATACCGTAACGCATGATCGCATTCAGGAATGCTTTTCTCTGTCTAGCATTGAAGCCTAACACCTTGATACAGAAATAACGTTAGATAGCATCTCTTTCAGTTTTTCAATCAGTTTCGAAGTATAAACAAGATTACGCAAACACACGCATACTTCAATGTTTCCATTGACTCTGGCAAGTAACGGAGGTAGAGGACGATCCTTTTCGTCTCTCCTTTCCAATCTACGCCTACTTCTACGGGACAACAGATCGCCATCTCCTTTCTCATCGAAGTCGTCGTCTTCTTTGTCATCGTCACTGGGAGCACTGAAGTCGCTGTTGTAATCGGATAAATTTTCCTGCCAAGGTTGGTCGTCCCTTGTACTTTGATCTCCGGTCACACCACCGTCGTTATAGTTCACCTGCTTACGTATTCGTTTACCTAGTATGGGAAATAATTACAAGCCGTTAATTATTTATACAAAACATGAaaagaaatataatttataacgtACCTTTCCCAAGCGTTCTAGCGATATCTTCTTGCTGCTGTTCGTAATGATGCCTCAATAATTTAATCCAGTAAGCCGGATCTGTGTTCTCAGCTTCTTGTTTGATTATTTCTGTATCTGCCTCTTCTTCCGTTTCCCCTTCTTTCGTTACATACGACGCAACTTTGAAAGAACTTAAATATTCGTTGGCCCAATTTTCTTTCTGCTCGATACCTTCCTTGCTTCTGTCTAACAATTCAGCCACAGCTTTGTCATCGTAGTGAATAGCTTCGTCCTCTTTACCTTCTTCTTCTTTGAACAGTTCCTCGGTACCTTGTATATATAAAGGATCAGTTAGATACTCGTTCACAACTTAATCCTTAATCTATTTTAGTAATAAGAACCGTACCAAATCGTAAAATATCATCGAGTTCTTGCTTGCTGAAGTTGGCACCTTTACCACCCATGCCAGGTCTCACAACTAAATGCGTCAACATCATTTTACGTTTTGCCACTTGCGTGACACGTTCCTCTACAGAGTTACGTGTCACGAATCTATAGATCATGACTTTATTGGCTTGTCCGATTCTGTGAGCTCTACTGAACGCTTGAATATCATTATGCGGGTTCCAATCCGAGTCGTAGATGATCACAGTATCCGCAGTGGCCAAGTTTATACCCAAACCACCGGCACGAGTCGATAATAGAAACACGAATTGCTGTGCACCTTTTTAAAAAAGGTGAAAAGATTATATTATATACAATATTGTTGTTGCATGTGTTAGACAATGTTCAGATAGGTACAGATTAGATAAAAAAATTGTCTACGTACCAGGTGCATTAAATCTATCAATGGCTTCCTGTCGCTGTGCGCCAGTAATATTACCATCTATTCGTTCGTATTTGTAACCTTCACCTTCTAGGTAATCTTCAAGAATATCCAACATTTTTGTCATTTGAGAGAAGATCAGCACTCTATGTCCGTCGTCTCTTAGTTTTTTCAACATTTTGCTCAGCAACACCAGTTTTCCCGCTGCTTTGATCAACGCGGACGTTTCGTAGCTTCCATTTGGCGCAGTTGGTGCTTCTTGAGATGCGGCTGGGAATAAATAAGGATGGTTGCAGCACTTTTTAAGGTCCATCATAATGTTCAACAATGACACTTGTTGACCCCCGCCTTTAGGATTTAATGCCTCGAAGTTTCTCgtcaatatatatttataatatttcttCTGCATGGGTGATAGTTCAACGCGAACGATGAACTCTGATTTGCTTGGCATATTCTACaaataaacatgacacttgatTATCGATATGTTCAATCTAGTAAAATATTTGATACGTACTTTTAATACGTCAGCCTTCAATCTCCTCAACATGTGCGGTCCAAGCAGCTCGTGCAACTTCTTTACCTGCTCCTCTTTCGAGATGTCGGCAAATTCATTTTGGAACGCTGCTAAATCATTAAATTTATCGCGACAGAGGAAATTCAGTAGATGAAACAATTCCTCCAGGTTGTTTTGCAAGGGAGTACCAGTTAACAATAATTTATAGGCGATATTATAAGATGCCAATAGTCTGAAGAACTTCGACTGGTTGGATTTTAGCCTATGCGCCTCGTCTACTACGAGCACAGCCCAGTCTATCGATCCTAGGCAGGCAGAATCGATCGAAATTAATTCATAACTCGTAAGTAGCACGTTGAATTTAATTTGATTCGATCGGATCTTTGACGCTCGACCTCCACGAACAGCACCCTCTTCGAAAGATAATTCATTTTCACGAATTACAATACGACTATCCTTATCACCTGAAATCGGTATAAATTACCAATTAGTAACACGATAATGAATATCAATTTTACGTGCGTATACCTACCAACATAAGTAACGCAATAGAAATCAGGTGCCCAAGTTTCGAATTCACGTTCCCAATTAATAATGGTCGATAAAGGGACAGATACGAGGAATGGTCCCTTACAGTGGCCTTCTTTGTACAATGAATAGAGGAAAGTGATAGTCTGTATGGTTTTTCCCAGACCCATCTCGTCTGCTAAAATAGTATCTATTCCTTGGCCCCACGAATATCTTAACCAATTTAAGCCCTGTGAAGTAATGAAATTACGAAatgttttttttaaataagCAATACAATGAAAATAAGACACACACTTCTAACTGATAAGGATGCAACTGCATTCCAGTCTGATCTAAGTAATCCGGTTGTCGCTCATATTTTTTCTTGAGATCTGTTGTTGGTTTGTCAGGCGGAGGAGTGTACCTTTTAGGCGTTCTCTCTTCGTCGTCGATCAGTTCACGAGTCTTTGATTTCTTGCTTTTACCTGAATACAATATAAGCAGTTAGTTCGCTGATTCGTAGAGGATTGATCGAAAAGAGAAAACAACAAATTAACCGACTCTTCTCACCCTTCTTGCCCTTTCGTGAAGAGCTACCATCACAGCAATTCGCGGCTCTCAGATCCAAGTAATACTCGATGGCCTGCTTCAATCCGGGAATATCTTCGTGTTCATCTTCCCAAGTTGCCTGATCGTATCCTAATTCCCTCCATTTAACGAGATACGTCGCTCTGCCGTCTCTCGACAGTCTATGATTAATTACTCGGTGCACTACAAGCCATTCTGGACGTACTCCATAACGATAGAATCGTTCTTCTAAGTTATATTCGTCCCTATTGGTAGCACCATCCTGCTCTTTCAAACGTTTCACACGGGAATCACTTTCGTCCAATGGCTCCTCCAATTTCGGAGGTTCGTCCATGTCGTATTTCCGCGAGTAATTTCTGTAAATCATAAGAGGATTCGCAAAATGATAGAAAGAAGGTTGAATGTATTGTTGGCACGTTCAATGAGTGGCATACCTGAACATAAGAGGATGAAAAACGTCAAGTTGTAATTCTGTGATCCAGTCGCAATGCCAGTAGGACATGTCTGCCCATTTCACGAAAAATTCACGAATCCTGCGCTGTTTAGGAGCAGCTTTACTTGTCGAAGGTTCCTCTGAAGGTGCTTCTGGACATTCCTTCCACCTCCATGTCAAAATCTTTGCAACTATTTAAAAAAAGGAGGAGGAAAAGAAAGCGTAAGTTACACGTACGTGCTAAAAGTTCGtttttccacgtctacgataccTTTTCCACGTATTGGTGGACAAGAACATCTAGGACACTTCCAGTCACCGTCAGGAATTTCTGAGAGCGGCGGATTTAAACAGTGTGTGTGATACGCGCTGGTACAGCTATCACAGCATAGCAATTCACCACCATCTTTACATATTCTACAGAACTCCATGTGTTCATCGTCATCTTCAGCGGCGCCTGCGGGCAGAATGAACAATCTCATAGATCACGGTTCGTTTTTCTTGATCGGATTCACATCAGCATGTGGGGGTGGGATGAAAGGTTCGGGAGCCACAAGGAAGGTACCTGCAATACCTTCTCCTTCACAGTGAGGGCAACTCCATTTTCCTTCTGGTGTTTCTTCTAATTCCGGTTCTAGACAAACTAAGTGATAAGCTCTGGGACACGTGTCGCAAAGAATAATTTCACCACCTTGTTGGCACACTTCGCAATAATCCTGATGATCAGTCTATACAAAAAAAGTGTAACCATTGTAATTCTCTATTGGAAAGGAGATATAGCGAATATTAATCAAGAACAGGCTAATTATATATACCTGAAGACCTTCCTCTCCATCTGGAAATTTCGACGTAGTTTtcgtctttttcttctttttagtcTTATTTCCGATTTTAGTTTTTGCCTTCCTGCGAACCGGTGGTTCTGCCGGTGGCTCGACTCCACCTTCCTCTGCATTTCCCTTATTTGTTCCGTCTGCGCCAGAAGGCTCCTCTGCATCTGCCAACATCTGCTCAAACTCCATATCTGAATCTCTGTCGGTACCAGCACCGCTGCCCTCCGCCTCTTCATCCGAGCTTCCTCGTTTACGTTTCCCAAGCTTAATCTTAAGCGTCGGTACTTTCGAAGCTTTTTTTCCCTTCTTCGCCCGGGATCCTCGAGATTTTCGTTTTCTATCACTGTCCTCATCGTCGTCTTCTTCGTCTTCACCTTCTTGCACCGCATTACTGCGATTCGCCCTCGCGTTTCTGCTATCCTCATCCACATTCGCGGACGGCACATCCGCGTCTGGTTGCGTATGAGGATTTAATTCGGAAAAATCACGCCATTTAGCGGCCACTAACATCATGAGCTTAGACATTGGAACCTAAAAACGTTGCGGGGCGAAAACTAAATAAAATTATTGGAAAACTAATTGCTTTAAACCTTTAATGTATATAGAAATGAATTTACTTTTGGATTCTCCTTCGCCAAAAGCGGTCTGACGTGTTGTTGAAATAATTTATAGGTAGTTAAGTTTTGAAAATCTGCATCTGTGTATTCAATTTGTACATCAGTCAACCCAAAGGTATTACAGACTTCCTCGATTGTAGGCATTCCCGTTGTTGGTTCCTGACTGGGAGGAGCAGGTGCATTGTGACCAGAGGATTTTCTGGAGGAAGATTTTCTACTTTTCCTATTTCCAGCATAGTCACTGTCATCTCCAGCAACGTCACCAGTCTCACCACCTCCTCCAAAGTCACTTTCCTGTGCAATTATATCCACTATAGTAGTGTAtcagttacatacattttaagaaatgaaagaaagacAATTACATCTCCAGAGTcagattttttctttttcttctttttctttccctttttgTCTTCACTACGGGCTTTCCGTTTCttcccctttttcttttttctctcttctggCTCATAATCATCGTCCTCCTCCTGTGTAAAAATAATACACTTTCTTTAGCAACCTTCAATTCAATAGAACAAATTTAATTCTTACAAAAAATACCAACTAGTCTTTGAGACTCCTCGGCATCAGATGAACCATCTACTTGTTGATTAATGTTTGAAACTTGACCTCCAGTTTCATCTAAGTCATCTTCCCCTAAAAATGTATCATAtcaaagaaatattattttatgaaaCATTCTGATTCTAAAGGTGACATATTGACGCAAAGCTTTCAATAAATGCAAAAAATTACATTTCaatgtaaaaataattatttccaaTAGTCTAGCTTGTTTTTACTATTTTCGTAATACAACAATTTctcatatacatattatatgaCTGATGCATTAAACCACTTCACTGGCTGCTTCCAACTTACATAAAATCAATATCTCTATTCATTATTATGTAGGTTTGGAATAGCCAATACACACATATATTACAGGCGAAATTAATATTTTGCATAAATCAATAATGCGCGATTTATTTGAGAATATTTTCCATTAAAAATATACATGTCCCCTACTTATTAATCTGATATTAATACATTCTATTTGGTTTACAAATAAGCGTAAAGATTTTACGTGAAACCATAAAAAAGAATTGTTTAAATTATCTTCCATCGTAGTGCCGCGACGACACGGTGTGGACATTTTTTCCATACATTTTTTCGAGAAATTTCGATAACTTTTAATCGAAAAGCCTGAACAATAAACATCCTCGATATTTTATCAACGAAGAAGTCTATGAAAGTATGTGATCTTTAAGGAATCGAGCTACAATTTTGATATAAATTTTGATATTAAAGAatgacaaagagagagagatagtagagagagagagtaacacAATCCTGTGACGCATGTTATTGGACAGAGCGCTCGATTCGCGAAACGGTAGCGGACTGATAATTACCAAATCGATAGTTATGTTTTATAACAAACCAATTTTTTTATTCTCCGAGCATGATCAGAATGATAAAACGAACGCGAGTACAAGGCCTCTGTGTGAGAGGAAAATGTGCGCATGTCTATGTGTCATTTGAAAACAAGACGTCGAAATCAAATATtggaaatatataaattatttcaGACTAATCCATGTCCGCTGAATGCTTTGTGCGAGAGTATACGTCCGCCATTTTCTTCAAAAGAGCTCACCACATTGGACGTCTATATTTTAGATTCATAATATTACCGCGGATTTTAAATTTCGTCGACTCTTCGACCGTATAAAAAAGACTGGGAATAAAACCGCGATTGCTGTGCAATCCTGAAATCTTCAGCAAGTCCCAGAACACAACATCCTCCAGAAACTCGAACCGGCCGctaatacatatatgtatatacatttgTAATGGTGTACGTGCATACGATGAACAGCCACACGCGAGCACGCAcaagcacgcacgcacacacacaagcATACCAGATGGTCAGAAAACCGAAGCGAGCATTGCGAAATTACTTAAAGATTCCGTTAGAAATTAGAAGTATCATTTTGCGTTGTTACACTCCTAGGAGGGTTCCGGTTTTCCAACGAGTATCTCTGAATTACTCGAAACGTACAAGATGAATGAAATCTTCCTATTTGGCGGTTAGAGCGGATTTAGCTTTTTGCTAGAGGCAATCTTTTGCGAAAAACCAACATGTGCCTCTCGATGTAGCGTATCGAGACCGACGGAAGGATGAAAGTTACATGCGACAGGCACATGGGGTTAATTGTGTAGCGCGACATTCACCGAACACTCGTTAAGCTTTAATTATGTAAGAAACAAATTGGGAATAGCGAAAACACACTTCGATGCTGGACGAGTTCAAAAGGAAAATTCTGATCAAGCGGTTAGTTAGCCGAGATCGACGCGTCAAATCATAACGTGTTACGATCCGAGGCATAATATCtgcaaagaaaagaaaagaaaagaaaagaaaaactttGCTCGAATTGTGACAGCAGCTCGACATCGAATGGTCTGCAACTCCGAATACACCGGAAATAAAGAAAGCTCCAAGAGCCATGTGATTTCTCACAAACCATTGAATGTAAACAATAACCTATACACAAACGATAATTTCGCTAGATTTAAGCGATGCTTAAACGCACTATAAACGCCGATTATCCGTTAACTagttaaacgagatatcaccgTGGAATTATTGAACAATTCAAAAGGTTAGTTTGTACTGTTTTAACCGAGAAAAGGCAAATCGTGGTATCGGCTCGGCAGTCGAGGAATTTCCTCTCGACGATCAACCTGAGGTGAAATTGATGGAAAACAAAGGAGAAATCGCGATAGAACGAGCGACAACGAGGCAGCGTGTGGAAAACTACAGAAGGACCAATTGACATGGCAGCCATTCGTACGAAAAGCGCGCGTCCTGCGTGTTCGAGGATATAACTTTCCGGTAGTATTCGTGACCAACTGTGTCCCTCGTCGCACTTACCCGCGTAGCTTTCGTCCACCTCCTCATCGGACGCCATCCTCTAGCACCGCAGCAGTATTGCGCTCGAGGAACACTCGAGATAGATTTAATCACTCACAGAATAAGATGCTAGCCGTGGAAAAAGCGTACGGATATGCGACATTAAACTCGGCTCGTGGCTCCGACGCTCTCCGCGTTTCAGTTTCGGCGTGCCGTCACTTCGTCTTGTACGTGCACCGATGTGCACCTACTGCTCTACGTTTCTTCTCTCACGCGATTCGTCGGTTCTCTTCGTTCCTTCCTCCACCACGCGCCGATTTTCTCTCCCCTCGTTTTCCCCTCTTCGCTCTGAGAGAGTTCGTTTCTGCACCTCTTTCACCGCCCCTCGTCCCGCGTCCTAGCCGTTTCAGTACGCTGTAGTTCAATGTATACGAATGGTCTGTCGGGTCTCCCGTGTTGCATTTATTTCTTTTCCTTCACCCCCTCCCTTCCTCGCCCCGATGGTTCGTTCACTATTCCTCCCTTAACCGTCGTTGGTCCGCTGAACATGCTTTTTagtttttcaaaaaaaaaaaaaaaagaaaaagatacctTTTTCAATGATCACGTTTTCCGTGTACGAGCCTGATAGACCGTTATGTCGATCTTGTTTCTCTATTCGTTATCTCAGCTTTTTTTCCCTTCTATTTTTTTCGTTTCCTTTCTCTCCCTTCTTTTCAATCGTTACATCGGAACACTTTTATCTCCATGCTTTTGCATTTGATCATTTCCGGAATGAACTTAACAAAATTTGCATTACGCGTTGTTCGAagtaatttctatattttacgaaTAATCCTCCCTCTTCTTGGTTCTTTACTGAAAAAAAATGCGCTATGAATTTTTCATCGTCAATTTTCGCGTATAAACGAACCCTATAGTTTAGTTCGATGCAAATTATTAGAGTTGTAACCTGTAATAGTATGCGTGTACAGATTTGCGGTATGATTAATGGCCAGGCACTTTTACACGCGTGCACACACGTATATAGATATCTAGACTCGTGTGTATCGACTTTTTCAATGAAAAAAGATAAGCGAAAGCATTTGATGTACATTACATTTTTTTTCGCAGCGTGTGATGCTTATTTATAATTTAACAACTAATTCGCCATAGCCCTCGTACTATCGATTTTGCATTATTCATTGACATTGACGCGATAAATGACGCGGAACCACCTGTATATCGCAAGGATACTCAAATTAGAGAATTGATTATCATTTGCCTCCGCAATACAGACATAAATTATATTCGTTGTTCGTGCACACGAATCAGCACGTGCATGCATGATTTTTTATCCGATTTTACGTGTTCTTCCATTTCCATGGAGATAAACATGACCGCTTGTATTATAACTGAAAagtaaataaattttatttaatttcttttatcTTGGACATGTGTATATATCCAATTTACatcatttaataattaaaatagtacaagtagaattttttattactactagagagagagagaaagggagagagagagagtgaaagacaaagagaaggaaagagagagggaaagagggtATGGTTTGAAtagaataatgtaaaattaatgggATTCTCAGAAGGacgagtttgactaaaaattctaCAAGGAAGGTTTATACCTATTGTACATCGTAGTACCGGAAATCCCTAAATTACACTTGTATAGGACAATCGTTCTAGCCGCAGGTATAATTCCGCTTCATAGCAACGGGAATTCGACAGTACATAGTACGGGAGTTTGCTGTACAATAACACCTTCCTATATTCATTTATATGCATCTCTTTATTCATAATTTCTAGAAATACGAATTATTATGTGTACCAATAAAGAACACGTTATATGTTCTATACAGATACGTGTCGTGTAACATGAGTGAAAATTTTATTTATGTTTCGTACCGTAACAATCTATTTACAGATAATgagatatatgtatacatatcatgAAGGCCTTTGTATACAAAAGGAAAAcgtaggaaaaaaagaaagcatttTTAATACTCTAACATACAACAGGTCCACTTCTCTTTCTAAGAGTCCAATATGCCTGCAATATTAATTTCAAGAGTCAAACATGCTTTATGCGTGTATATCACTTATAAAATTACAATTTAAAAAAGGTACTTTAATTCGTCTTCAGGAATGGATAGAAGCAATGCAATACTGCATGGAATGAATTAGGACCTTCGAATTTGAATATGATTAGTAATCATCGATCGATGCCACGAAGTTATACACACTTGAGATATTTAAATTCAAGCGCCTGAAATTATTGAAACTGCCTTGTTTTTAATAAAATAGCATTTGTATTTCATCATAAAATTTCGTTATCAAATCTCTGATAAATCAAAATgatgaaatttttttatttcgtgcAGTTCAATTAATCGTGAATGAACGAAAGTTTGTACTACATCCATCTTCTTTTAGATATTAATGAAATTTAACATCTTGTCGAAAATATCTCGATCTAGCACACATATTGTACATCTTTATGTGTAATTAGACATATATCTGCCTGTAATGGATAAAGAAATAGATAATCATCAGAACTGTTTGTCCTCGGAGTATACAATTGTTTAAAAAACACCTCTGATGAGTATCCTCGATGTAGTTGTTCATACAAATCGAAATAGATT encodes:
- the Mi-2 gene encoding chromodomain-helicase-DNA-binding protein Mi-2 homolog isoform X3; this translates as MASDEEVDESYAGEDDLDETGGQVSNINQQVDGSSDAEESQRLEEDDDYEPEERKKKKGKKRKARSEDKKGKKKKKKKKSDSGDESDFGGGGETGDVAGDDSDYAGNRKSRKSSSRKSSGHNAPAPPSQEPTTGMPTIEEVCNTFGLTDVQIEYTDADFQNLTTYKLFQQHVRPLLAKENPKVPMSKLMMLVAAKWRDFSELNPHTQPDADVPSANVDEDSRNARANRSNAVQEGEDEEDDDEDSDRKRKSRGSRAKKGKKASKVPTLKIKLGKRKRGSSDEEAEGSGAGTDRDSDMEFEQMLADAEEPSGADGTNKGNAEEGGVEPPAEPPVRRKAKTKIGNKTKKKKKTKTTSKFPDGEEGLQTDHQDYCEVCQQGGEIILCDTCPRAYHLVCLEPELEETPEGKWSCPHCEGEGAAEDDDEHMEFCRICKDGGELLCCDSCTSAYHTHCLNPPLSEIPDGDWKCPRCSCPPIRGKVAKILTWRWKECPEAPSEEPSTSKAAPKQRRIREFFVKWADMSYWHCDWITELQLDVFHPLMFRNYSRKYDMDEPPKLEEPLDESDSRVKRLKEQDGATNRDEYNLEERFYRYGVRPEWLVVHRVINHRLSRDGRATYLVKWRELGYDQATWEDEHEDIPGLKQAIEYYLDLRAANCCDGSSSRKGKKGEKSKSKKSKTRELIDDEERTPKRYTPPPDKPTTDLKKKYERQPDYLDQTGMQLHPYQLEGLNWLRYSWGQGIDTILADEMGLGKTIQTITFLYSLYKEGHCKGPFLVSVPLSTIINWEREFETWAPDFYCVTYVGDKDSRIVIRENELSFEEGAVRGGRASKIRSNQIKFNVLLTSYELISIDSACLGSIDWAVLVVDEAHRLKSNQSKFFRLLASYNIAYKLLLTGTPLQNNLEELFHLLNFLCRDKFNDLAAFQNEFADISKEEQVKKLHELLGPHMLRRLKADVLKNMPSKSEFIVRVELSPMQKKYYKYILTRNFEALNPKGGGQQVSLLNIMMDLKKCCNHPYLFPAASQEAPTAPNGSYETSALIKAAGKLVLLSKMLKKLRDDGHRVLIFSQMTKMLDILEDYLEGEGYKYERIDGNITGAQRQEAIDRFNAPGAQQFVFLLSTRAGGLGINLATADTVIIYDSDWNPHNDIQAFSRAHRIGQANKVMIYRFVTRNSVEERVTQVAKRKMMLTHLVVRPGMGGKGANFSKQELDDILRFGTEELFKEEEGKEDEAIHYDDKAVAELLDRSKEGIEQKENWANEYLSSFKVASYVTKEGETEEEADTEIIKQEAENTDPAYWIKLLRHHYEQQQEDIARTLGKGKRIRKQVNYNDGGVTGDQSTRDDQPWQENLSDYNSDFSAPSDDDKEDDDFDEKGDGDLLSRRSRRRLERRDEKDRPLPPLLARVNGNIEVLGFNARQRKAFLNAIMRYGMPPQDAFNSQCIFSHFRLVRDLRGKSEKNFKAYVSLFMRHLCEPGADNAETFADGVPREGLSRQHVLTRIGVMSLIRKKVQEFEHINGYYSMPEMIRKPVEPVKVDGSGDGATGTSSTSATPATSNAPSPSPAATPTPTTVPGSTTTDSNKTNSDASEMKESKDDQKDKESADGKDAKEELKDSKEEEESNTEKDKDKEDIKKEEKDMDAETADKDKDKGEIKDEKSLMKRDEKVESNENKPKQEPEEDVVIVKDDEDETEKREEKDGKDKDVKDCDSEVIKPKRKFMFNIADGGFTELHTLWLNEEKAAVPGREYEIWHRRHDYWLLAGIVTHGYGRWQDIQNDIRFAIINEPFKMDVGKGNFLEIKNKFLARRFKLLEQALVIEEQLRRAAYLNLTQDPNHPAMSLNARFAEVECLAESHQHLSKESLAGNKPANAVLHKVLNQLEELLSDMKSDVSRLPATLARIPPVAQRLQMSERSILSRLAATAPGGSSSQSGQAALLAQQFPAGFSGGQLPATFAGAANFGNFRPQYSVPGQPPQGFTGS